A single region of the Ornithorhynchus anatinus isolate Pmale09 chromosome 6, mOrnAna1.pri.v4, whole genome shotgun sequence genome encodes:
- the APOOL gene encoding MICOS complex subunit MIC27 isoform X2 — protein MEAETGHQVGRPPAVPAMGLAAASISDGGPRRQLLKPSQLPIYSAPPLGSRYIEEQPGRLQMAIASVRTTVGRYVSWCQGVYIFVKTGIVGTVRLGKDTYVYLKNPPQDFLPRAGVIAASGLAGLASARRGSRWKKIAYPLGLAAAGASVCYPAQAVIVAKVAGKKAYAAGQRVGEAVGSAWAGSGARDSTQVAAHAGSREAAETPPPPPQVLLRDSIPAATRGPKSSAETQARSQPSPGVGFLLKANPELLDHGQANPEDRDMYSTRS, from the exons ATGGAGGCAGAGACGGGACATCAG GTGGGGAGGCCACCGGCTGTCCCCGCGATGGGCCTGGCGGCCGCCTCTATCTCAGACGGAGGACCCCGGAGACAGCTGCTGAAGCCAAGCCAG CTCCCCATTTACAGCGCGCCGCCCCTCGGCTCCCGGTACATCGAAGAGCAGCCCGGACGCTTACAGATGGCCATCGCCTCGGTCCGAACCACCGTGGGACGCTACGTCAGCTGGTGCCAG GGCGTGTACATCTTTGTGAAGACGGGGATAGTGGGCACTGTGCGGCTTGGGAAAG ATACCTATGTCTATCTGAAGAACCCACCCCAAGACTTCCTTCCCAGAGCCGGTGTGATCGCCGCTTCGGGCCTGGCGGGCTTGGCCTCAGCAAGGAGAG GCTCGCGCTGGAAGAAGATCGCCTACCCGTTGGGACTCGCTGCGGCGGGAGCGTCCGTCTGCTACCCGGCTCAGGCGGTCATCGTCGCCAAG GTGGCCGGGAAAAAGGCGTATGCTGCAGGCCAGCGCGTGGGTGAAGCGGTGGGATCGGCGTGGGCGGGAAGCGGCGCTCGGGACTCGACCCAG GTCGCGGCCCACGCCGGATCCCGAGAAGCTGCGGAGACGCCGCCTCCACCGCCTCAGGTCCTGCTCAGGGACTCAATTCCCGCAGCCACCAGAGGGCCCAAATCCAGCGCCGAAACGCAGGCCCgatcccagcccagcccag GGGTGGGATTCCTACTTAAGGCCAACCCCGAGCTCCTGGACCACGGCCAAGCCAACCCCGAAGACCGGGACATGTACAGCACGAGAAGCTGA
- the APOOL gene encoding MICOS complex subunit MIC27 isoform X1 encodes MEAETGHQVGRPPAVPAMGLAAASISDGGPRRQLLKPSQLPIYSAPPLGSRYIEEQPGRLQMAIASVRTTVGRYVSWCQGVYIFVKTGIVGTVRLGKDTYVYLKNPPQDFLPRAGVIAASGLAGLASARRGSRWKKIAYPLGLAAAGASVCYPAQAVIVAKVAGKKAYAAGQRVGEAVGSAWAGSGARDSTQVAAHAGSREAAETPPPPPQVLLRDSIPAATRGPKSSAETQARSQPSPAGVGFLLKANPELLDHGQANPEDRDMYSTRS; translated from the exons ATGGAGGCAGAGACGGGACATCAG GTGGGGAGGCCACCGGCTGTCCCCGCGATGGGCCTGGCGGCCGCCTCTATCTCAGACGGAGGACCCCGGAGACAGCTGCTGAAGCCAAGCCAG CTCCCCATTTACAGCGCGCCGCCCCTCGGCTCCCGGTACATCGAAGAGCAGCCCGGACGCTTACAGATGGCCATCGCCTCGGTCCGAACCACCGTGGGACGCTACGTCAGCTGGTGCCAG GGCGTGTACATCTTTGTGAAGACGGGGATAGTGGGCACTGTGCGGCTTGGGAAAG ATACCTATGTCTATCTGAAGAACCCACCCCAAGACTTCCTTCCCAGAGCCGGTGTGATCGCCGCTTCGGGCCTGGCGGGCTTGGCCTCAGCAAGGAGAG GCTCGCGCTGGAAGAAGATCGCCTACCCGTTGGGACTCGCTGCGGCGGGAGCGTCCGTCTGCTACCCGGCTCAGGCGGTCATCGTCGCCAAG GTGGCCGGGAAAAAGGCGTATGCTGCAGGCCAGCGCGTGGGTGAAGCGGTGGGATCGGCGTGGGCGGGAAGCGGCGCTCGGGACTCGACCCAG GTCGCGGCCCACGCCGGATCCCGAGAAGCTGCGGAGACGCCGCCTCCACCGCCTCAGGTCCTGCTCAGGGACTCAATTCCCGCAGCCACCAGAGGGCCCAAATCCAGCGCCGAAACGCAGGCCCgatcccagcccagcccag CAGGGGTGGGATTCCTACTTAAGGCCAACCCCGAGCTCCTGGACCACGGCCAAGCCAACCCCGAAGACCGGGACATGTACAGCACGAGAAGCTGA